In Erigeron canadensis isolate Cc75 chromosome 8, C_canadensis_v1, whole genome shotgun sequence, the DNA window ttgaagcttgtccaaaactaaagattttttgatgcatacTCTTACCTAAAGGCATGCCTTTAGGTGctcttacttatattttttttgtttttagtggagttaaaggatatgtaagcatatgtaaggatgtttgtatggttggagataaaattataggattttaaagatttataaggatttgtaaggatatgatgtgacagctCAAAGACGCCCTTAGGCGTCCTTAACATTGTAGATAGCGAGGTTGTGTTGTCACCTTATTAGCAAATAGGAAAGTAAAACAACCTTTTTTATTGGCTTTCTTGTGGGTAGTTTGAGGAGACATTCTATTGATTTGGATCTTAACCCATTGTCAAGTAAAATAATtgcaaaaacataaaatttggtGTCTTGGTTGAAGTGGTTCTTAACGACAAAACActaaatttgattatgtgtggATATGGGACAAAGACAACATATGTTCAAGTCTTTCCTGTATGTTGTGGACATAACATATTCGTGACAAACCCTCCATATTTCTAATTTCTCTGAATAACACTTAGGAAGCGTTTCGCCGGTATATTGAGTTCGGAACAACAGAAGTTAACTGGTTGCATTCAAACTCATGGCATATCATGACACTCGTTGAAATTCCCCAgaagtaaaattaaaataatataaaacactctaaaaaacaaacaatccGTAATTGCTAGCTAAAACTCAAACAAAACGAGAATTCTTGCTCATTCTACAACAGAGTTCATTAGCTCAATGTCAGTTACAAAATTCTCTCTCTActtcttctttttcaatttgTTCGACTGGGATTGAGTATAAGCAGTTCCCTGTAGACAGAACAAGTTGTTTGTTATCAAAATCCAGCCTACATTACTTACATCAACAATGTAATTCATGTCCAACATAATCATCAATAACATGCCATCTTGTTTAAAGATAGCTAGAAGTTGTGATGAAAATATACACCAACAAAAGAGATTAAACGATAACATAAGGTAAAGAGGAAATACAAACCTGCAGCCACTCGTCCATGGATGCATCAACGGTTCGAGTTCCAACTTCCACCTTTGTTATCTTCTTGGTTTTCTGAACCCATATAAAACAAAGATATATTAGCAACAATACCAGGAACAATGATTACCTAAAAGAATTggcaaaggaaaagaaaaggcCATGCAAACATAAATGGCAAAAGGATATGACAAACTCCATCACAAAGTGATatcaataacataaaatatCTCATGATATATGCAtcaaaaatcaatgaaaaataaaatgtatcGGAGAATTGGTATTTGCTACTCCTGcttgttatacaattatgtctATATTTATTGAAGAATATCAAAAGGGTTACGaaagatatttattattttacctTAGAAAGGAGTTGTAATTGAGTGCGAACCCACAAGCCAGCAAGGACAAGAAGAGCAAGTCCAAGAGAAACTAGGAACACTGTCTCAACACTAACAAAGCCACCGGCTTCGGTAACTTCAATGGTGCCGTTATAGAAAGTATTCTGGTATGGGACTTGGTCTATCTCGTACACTATGGTCCCAACAAGATCAAATGTTCCAGCCTGCAACAAACAAGAAAATCATAACTTGAGTAATCAAATGATGCTGACTGTTTTGTTATTACAACTGggattcattattataaaagcAAATAAAATATGATTTCAGATTTACAGATCATCATTTAAGCAAGTTCCGAAATGTGAAACTTGCACCTGTAAGAATTTGCTGACAGCAAACATATAGGGAAAAGTAGCTTGAACTGAAGCAGGAACTGATGCATTGTTGAAAGCCTGAAAACATTAAGAAACAAAAGTTACGCCACATTCGTTTCCTATTTTAATCCAAACTATGGCCAAATTACATACTCAACAAATAACCATTTACTGCTATTGAAAGATTCTAAATCATTTGCAGCCATTTAAGAATCCAtatgaaaaattttaatttagaaGAAAAGATTTTGAAGTAGGATATATACCACTGTAGAAAGATTTTGGACCAACATCCGATGATCATAAGGGAGATGAACGCTAGCATGAACTGCAATAACCTTCACATTTTGCTCCCCTGCTTATCAACAAAAAGAAATTAAGACCATTTATCTGCATGAAAATGCATAATTTAATAAACCGTACGACCGTAAGAACATAACATAAAGTCATCACCCTCATTTTTCAATCCAATCAAAACTTCAGTTTCTTGCCCTGCTACTACAACTGCAGAAAACAttgaaataaaaacacattgaaaACAATAAATTCCATGCATAAACGAATCAAACAAAATTTGACTTTACTAAAAAAGAAACGATTGTAAGTAGACTTAGACTTACATTTGGCAATGTTCTTAGGGAAAACACAAACTGTTTCAACACCAGGAGCCGGGTTATAATTCCCAAAACCAAAGTCTTGAGTTTCATCACCAACAATTCCTTCCTCAACTGTTTCTGCTACAAGTTCAGCATTCTCCGTATCCGAATCTGATTCAGACTGGGATCTAACAACTACATCACAATTGCAACAATCCCCAaatcaatacaaaaaaaatcataatcaaacaacataacaaaagcaaaaaacacGGACACAAAGATAATCAAACCAAAATCACCTAAATCATATTATATACAAAACACCAAATTATCATTAAAGCTTGAAGCTTTgcatatatattgaaaattttacaaCATGGGCTtcacatatataacataaattgAGTCgaaattattaattattctCATTAATTCAAGAAATTAAAGATACCCAATAAACATAAACAGTCAAATCAATGCATAGACTAAAAAAGTCAACacctttttcaagaaaacaagatTTAAATTACACATTAACAGatctaatatttaaaaaaaatatacaaatagtAAACAAATAAGTATAGATAAATTTAcaaattagataaaaaaaaaatggatcttgatgatataataataattgataaatGTAGATCTGAGATGGGTACCTtgtaaaaagaaagaagatgatAGGAGAAGGAGAGTGAAGATGAAAAAAGCCCTAAGATTTGCCATGATCGGATGTGAATGTAAATGTATATAGAATTATGGTAATGGGaaagatatatatgtgtgtatgtttaTGTATGAGTAGAATAGTCTTCAACAAAGCGATACGATCGAGTTTGATATGGGTTTTATATGAGCCAAGTGAGTGAAACGTGTTGGGAGCTTGCAATTTGCAAATATGGAACGGACTTggcaaaagaaacaaaaaggtgAATTTGTTTATGTCTCCAGAAACGGACTAAATATTTATCAACCTAactcatatacatataaatcaaCCTAGAACCTTAAGAACTTAACATGTGAattccactaattttctttcgtAATTTTGCccttaattttttcacatgtcgTCGATTATTAGACATACAAATCAggttaatttatcattatcttttcAGAAAGGTTGGCATATCTACTAACTTTTTCTTAACCCAttttatcatttattcattatacatgGTTTATGTCAATTACTAGAAAATCTACCCATGAAATTAATAGGTTTAACACAAAGACAGAGTTAAAAGCAATGGCATTTGATTCTGTCGAACACCGATGACTAATGTGATGTAAATCAGTCTTTAAATCTAACTTTGATTatcgaaaaaagaaaaaagaattagtaTATACTTACTTTTTTATTGTTGACAAATTGATTAATTATATGAATACATCAAAAAAGATGGTACAAATGTTACCTCTCataatattactcgtatatggCTAGATAAAGGTTTGAAAACAACATAGAAATAATTAGATGAGGCTGTATAAATCTTCTTATGTAAAAAACTACAAGGGGAAAAAATGAGTTGGACTTGATACAATTTAGTCATCGGATATCACATAAAAACTAGATATGATGAGTTACTTCTtagggcaagggtgtagtcggcaagTTTTATCGACAAAAAGCATCGGCTATCATCGGCTCTTTGGCAATCCAATAGCAGATGCATCGGCTAGTATGGACAAGTTTTGGCAAGttacatcggctagttttggccgatgctagTGAACGTTGGGCAAGTGTCACGTGACcagttttgacaaaaaaaagtgAACGTGGGAGCGTGTTTAATTTTTTGGCAAGGATCAGCCAGTATTGACAAGTTTTTGGCACTATACCATATAATTTGGCAAGGGTCGACTAGTATTGGCAAGTTCTTGGCTATTAGCATGTGGCATCTTGGTATTGGTTATTTTtttgccaaaacttgtcaaagaGCCAAAAATTGGCACTACACTCTTGCCCCTGAAGGCACATGTTTATGTAACAGTTATCTTACAAACTTGGTATGAGTACAAAGTACAATGTACCTATATTTGGTCAGGCGTCTTGTCTTTGACCACAATTTACTCATTGTTTAGCAAAAAGCTTTTTAAAAACAACCATGGTATATGCTCTCACCTGACATGCCATCGACAATTCACATTCATTTCCTTTTATCCAACAATTAACAATAGATTCACTTTCAGTTCATACTCACACCCACACATTCTTACAAAACCAGCTTTAAAGAGCATTAGATATTATAGCCACTTTGTTGCAGGGTTCAACGTCTGCTAGGGCAGACTAATGGAGGGGTGGGGGTATGCAAGGCAAACAGCCTGAATCACAGGCTAAGGCCATGTTGTACTGTATTCATTGTTGATGCCTTGATGGTTAAgtcttacatatatatgcattacTTTTAACGTCATATGTTTGATACGAAATTCAAATATGTAATTGTAGTGTCATTtataagggttgtatttaaaacttctatatatatgtgtgtgtgtgtgtgtgtgtgtgtgttttggaaCGAGGCAATCCAGGCTATAAATCATATGATACTGAACAAGTTACCAAAATAACTAGCTTACAGATGTCTAGGTTCCATCGTATGTAAGCTTTATGTTCTTGCATACTAATAAGACAGCAAGCAAATTGCTTCTGGATACGGATAATGTGAACGCAAAAGCAAATGTGAACAAGTAACGTACAGACACTAGAAAACCTTGGAAAACATATGATTTAGCTCTGTTACACATCCAAGAAAACACGAAATTATGTTCTGATTTAATCAATCCCCATGGATAGTGTACCTCTCCCACTTCTTTGTTGGGTCATATATCTGCAATCGACAGCAAATTGATAAGTACACATTGGATGACAGTGATGATATATTTGAACTTAAATACCAATTGTTTTTTCAATTGGAACAAACTTTTTCTTGTGTCTCGCATACTTGAATTCTTACAAACATGAAAACTATGTCGTGTTTGTCAAATTAAAGTGATAATAACGtgatggaaaatgataaatcctcctaaccaatcctcctaaaaatcctcctaatatatccacttgttaacacatgtaatccactaattctctttcctaatctcaccccctgattttgCACATGTCacgatcctattaattaggaggatttttaggctacaCAATTAgaaggattgatcattacccatgATGTGATATCAAGATTAGGGATTGAAAAGTGTATCCCAAAAATAGTAGAAAAATAATTGATGGAAGTATCGAGTATGGACAGATGATCCAAATGATACCATTGTTTCATTTTCCACAATATGTAACATATTTTCACCCTCATTGCAGGTCGAAAAGTCATGACAATTTATCATTTTAACTATTTagacaacaacaaaaaaaaaagatagataacGAAAGAGGGAGTGTACCTCCCATCTTGAAGCAGGAAATATGTGCTTGTTCTTCTCATACCAGTGCCTCTCAACAACTTTACCAGCATGTGACTGTCAAAAAGGCAATAAGTGAACATCACTAGAGATTCAGCttttcaacaaaaagaaaattttaaaacttttagaaGTTGAAACACGTAAAATTCAGTTAAAAAGATACGAGTAAACATcagtaaaaaaaacaactaaactatAAAACTAAGATGAGTAGGGGAACGGTTTAAGAAACATATTTATTGCATTTTTAGATAGTTGAATCTCTATTTATCAGCAACACCAACAGATTACGAACTAACTAGGAACCATTACCTCATCCTTCTCTATGGTTGCATCTGCAATTGTCCGCACATCCTCATGCACATCGAAGTGGAAAAGCTGTAGATATATAAGAAGTGTTCattttttagtgcaagaaaaagaaaaaacattacTACAGAAAGCTAGACATACCGGCCCACTTTTTCCCCTGGCTTTGTTCACAATCAGCTCATAGAAACTGTGTTGCTGAAAATAGAGAACCATTTTAGAACaagaaaattcaagaagttAAAATTTACCCATAATTAGCAAAAGTATCATACAAGTAAATAATAACAGCAACCATGGTAAAGATTTCTTACATGTGGAATGATAAGATCTTCTTTCACATATAAAAGGTTTTCAACCGAAGTTGTTCTTATTTCTCGAAATTCAGGTGCAAGTTGCTGCTGGACAGCCCGTAGAAACTCCCCAATAGTATCGCCTTTTCGAACCTGAAAACTCAACCGGGTTAATAATGATCAACAATGAGTCATAAcaatatgcaaaaaaaaaaaaaaatgcaaaattagatttttaaacAATACCTGCATCACTCGACGATGGCCTGTTCCATCCCAGTAACTGTAGGTAATTTCAAGAGCCTCGTCTGTAAcgtaacaataaaaaaaattatgactcAAAAAAAACCAATTTACAAAACGACATACAAAATTAAGTTCTGGTAATCTAAGTTACTTTTAATCTGCTCTTGCTCACGTAGCCACTGCTTCCGCAACCTTTCACGCTCAGCTTGCTCTTCTGCCTCCCTCTCACTGAACGAGTATGCTTCACACCACCAGGGTAACAACTAATCAGCTTAGAAAAATGGGAAATTTCTGTGAAATtccattttaattatatatgaaaagagagaTGCCACACCTGTCTGGCAAAAAGCTAGTTTCAACTGTGGGGTCTTTGCCAAACCCTCTTCGGCCAAACTTACTTGATTCTTTATTTCCCATGTACACAAAATAACAGTATGCTAAGTTAACGATATGCACCAATGAGCTTCAAAAAAAGACTAAAAATTTACAATACTTACTATCCTccccatcttcttcttctccattCTCGATGTCATCAGAAAAAGATAGCTTTGGGTTAGCCTTAATTTTCCTCTTCTTTAGTTTTTGTAATTGAAGCTCCTCCTCCCTAAGACACATATAAAATATTCCATATAATCACCAAAATTAATAAGTATATAACTGAAAAAAAGCAAATAGTGCCCCAGACGTAAAGCTACTAACTCTTGTTGTAGCTTTTGAAGCTtctctttctcttcttcttcaatcttGGTCCTGATATTAACCCTCTGtatatacaaaacatatatcACAACTCACATTTACATTCTAAATTACGTTAAAACCTGTAAAAAGTAATTGAACAAGTGATATACCTTCTCAACATACTGTTCCCTCGTAACCAACCCAACAGTTTCCTTCTTGAATGCAGTCTCGAGAATCTAATCAAAATTATTCAAAAAGCACCAATATCTCATAAGAAACTcatcaagaatatatataatgcaaaCACAGTCAAGCTTTTCGTGACGTATTCACTGAGattgtaaatatataaaccAAGAGAAACTCTGCTTCCCCCAAAAGTCAAGCTTCAAATATAATCCACCCCCTATATGCGTCTCTCTGTTAGTGTGTATCGGCAGATATGCATCTCAGATTCTCAGGTGCATCACTTTCTTTGGAATTGTGACACACACTTGCCCAACTTTTGATGCACACT includes these proteins:
- the LOC122611370 gene encoding translocon-associated protein subunit alpha-like, with the protein product MANLRAFFIFTLLLLSSSFFLQVVRSQSESDSDTENAELVAETVEEGIVGDETQDFGFGNYNPAPGVETVCVFPKNIAKFVVAGQETEVLIGLKNEGEQNVKVIAVHASVHLPYDHRMLVQNLSTVAFNNASVPASVQATFPYMFAVSKFLQAGTFDLVGTIVYEIDQVPYQNTFYNGTIEVTEAGGFVSVETVFLVSLGLALLVLAGLWVRTQLQLLSKKTKKITKVEVGTRTVDASMDEWLQGTAYTQSQSNKLKKKK
- the LOC122578452 gene encoding protein XAP5 CIRCADIAN TIMEKEEPER; protein product: MSGMGDGYVGTAQDAVRIRRLEKQREAERKKIQELKAKNAQGQSGLLQFGSGTSEILETAFKKETVGLVTREQYVEKRVNIRTKIEEEEKEKLQKLQQEEEELQLQKLKKRKIKANPKLSFSDDIENGEEEDGEDKSSKFGRRGFGKDPTVETSFLPDSEREAEEQAERERLRKQWLREQEQIKNEALEITYSYWDGTGHRRVMQVRKGDTIGEFLRAVQQQLAPEFREIRTTSVENLLYVKEDLIIPHQHSFYELIVNKARGKSGPLFHFDVHEDVRTIADATIEKDESHAGKVVERHWYEKNKHIFPASRWEIYDPTKKWERYTIHGD